In Candidatus Hydrogenedentota bacterium, the following are encoded in one genomic region:
- a CDS encoding iron-containing alcohol dehydrogenase: MDSFSYHMPAEVVFGADALDRLPKLLAPYQRPAIVCGRASARRSGALDAVLARAPGAIILDGVAENPETEACDELASACREARADVLVALGGGSVLDAAKAVALLAPNGGRCTDYFDPPADPINPLPLIAIPTTAGTGSEVTPYAVLVDSHARRKKTLKHPGLFPAAALLDPALTLSMPRDVTLATGLDALSQGMEGFVSRRATPITDLLALDVCRRVAAALPLACAEPDNLGARGELLYAAMLSGVVIAQTGTTLVHGMGYYYTLEHGIAHGAANALLLPPVFQWNAEHLPGKVAALAEALGNPCASKPESAAKAIATALYRLYEALEFAPAARDHGVSRDAAIQYAADIVQDPYRFKNQVGNPDKESVRWIFLASWAGESAS, encoded by the coding sequence ATGGATTCGTTCTCGTACCACATGCCGGCGGAGGTGGTTTTCGGCGCGGATGCCCTCGACCGTCTCCCGAAACTCCTGGCGCCGTACCAGCGCCCCGCCATCGTGTGCGGCCGCGCGTCCGCCCGCCGGAGCGGCGCCCTCGATGCCGTCCTGGCGCGGGCCCCGGGCGCGATTATCCTGGATGGCGTCGCGGAGAACCCCGAGACGGAAGCCTGCGACGAACTGGCCAGCGCATGCCGCGAGGCTCGGGCGGATGTTCTCGTCGCGCTCGGCGGCGGTAGCGTGCTCGATGCGGCCAAGGCCGTCGCGCTTCTGGCCCCCAACGGCGGGCGTTGCACAGACTACTTCGATCCGCCAGCGGACCCGATCAACCCCCTGCCGCTCATCGCCATACCAACCACCGCCGGCACGGGCAGCGAAGTGACGCCCTACGCCGTGCTGGTCGATTCGCACGCGCGGCGCAAAAAGACACTCAAACACCCCGGCCTCTTCCCCGCGGCGGCCCTGCTCGATCCCGCCCTGACCTTGTCGATGCCGCGCGATGTGACGCTCGCGACCGGCCTCGACGCCCTCAGCCAGGGGATGGAAGGTTTCGTGTCCCGGCGCGCCACGCCCATCACCGATCTCCTCGCGCTCGATGTCTGCCGGCGCGTCGCCGCCGCGCTGCCCTTGGCCTGCGCCGAGCCGGACAACCTCGGCGCACGCGGCGAACTCCTCTACGCCGCCATGCTCTCGGGCGTCGTCATCGCCCAGACCGGCACCACGTTGGTCCACGGCATGGGCTACTACTACACGCTCGAACACGGTATCGCGCACGGGGCCGCCAACGCGCTCCTGCTGCCCCCGGTGTTTCAATGGAACGCCGAGCACCTGCCCGGGAAGGTGGCCGCACTCGCCGAAGCCCTCGGAAACCCCTGCGCATCCAAGCCAGAATCCGCTGCAAAGGCAATCGCGACAGCGCTTTACCGCCTCTACGAAGCCCTCGAATTCGCGCCCGCGGCCCGGGACCACGGCGTATCGCGTGACGCCGCGATCCAGTACGCCGCCGACATCGTCCAGGATCCCTACCGATTCAAGAATCAGGTCGGAAATCCCGATAAAGAATCGGTCCGATGGATATTTCTGGCGTCCTGGGCGGGCGAATCCGCATCATAG
- a CDS encoding HDOD domain-containing protein: MKRVLFVDDEINVLNGLKRMLRTVARDWSMSFSQSADEALEAMRKFPDFDVVVTDLNMAGMNGADFLLTVRDEFPSTVRFVLTGTTDSQLILKVSNVAHQILGKPCEPQRLYNAVSRAFALRNQLNAGPMKETLHQMGRLPALPVIYQRVLQEMVREDASVSEIGKLIEQDAAISAKVLQIVNSAYMGLRNPISNLLQACSMLGLANLKNVVLMAEVFDMPVGKKLPPGFSLESLWSHCLAVGEAARNIAREETSDRQIIDRAFTAGLLHEVGQLILATQLTDAFGRAIQLADERPMALADAEREVLGVTHAQIGSYLLELWGLPDPVIEAIAFHLGPSGAPPEDYSLLEPGRALDEAAPFTALTAVHMANCFCEDSDASIAVKVAPDSAYLERLGFADRIDTWQDCCKPSAV; this comes from the coding sequence ATGAAACGAGTTCTATTCGTTGACGACGAAATAAACGTCCTGAACGGGCTCAAGCGCATGCTGCGCACGGTCGCCCGCGATTGGAGCATGAGCTTCTCGCAGTCCGCGGACGAAGCGCTGGAGGCCATGCGGAAATTCCCGGATTTTGACGTGGTTGTGACCGACCTGAATATGGCCGGGATGAACGGGGCGGACTTCCTGCTGACCGTGCGCGACGAGTTCCCGAGCACGGTCCGTTTCGTGCTCACGGGCACGACCGACAGCCAGCTCATCCTCAAGGTTTCGAACGTGGCGCACCAGATCCTGGGCAAACCGTGCGAGCCGCAGCGCCTGTACAACGCGGTGTCGCGCGCGTTTGCGCTGCGCAACCAGTTGAACGCGGGCCCGATGAAGGAGACGCTGCACCAGATGGGGCGCTTGCCGGCGTTGCCCGTGATCTACCAGCGGGTCCTCCAGGAAATGGTGCGGGAGGACGCGTCGGTGAGCGAGATCGGCAAGCTCATCGAACAGGACGCGGCCATCAGCGCGAAGGTGTTGCAGATTGTGAATTCGGCCTATATGGGGCTGCGGAATCCGATTTCGAATCTGCTCCAGGCCTGTTCCATGCTCGGGCTGGCGAACCTCAAGAACGTCGTCCTGATGGCGGAAGTCTTTGATATGCCGGTGGGCAAAAAACTGCCCCCCGGCTTCAGCCTGGAGAGCCTCTGGTCCCACTGCCTCGCCGTGGGGGAGGCCGCGCGGAACATCGCGCGGGAGGAGACGAGCGATCGCCAGATCATCGATCGCGCCTTCACCGCCGGCCTGCTCCACGAAGTGGGCCAGTTAATTCTGGCCACCCAGCTCACGGACGCGTTCGGCCGCGCAATCCAGTTGGCCGACGAGCGGCCCATGGCGCTCGCCGACGCGGAGCGGGAAGTCCTGGGGGTTACGCACGCCCAGATTGGGAGCTATCTCCTCGAACTCTGGGGCCTGCCGGATCCCGTGATCGAGGCCATCGCCTTCCACCTGGGTCCGTCGGGCGCGCCGCCGGAAGACTACAGCCTGCTGGAGCCGGGCCGCGCCCTGGACGAGGCGGCCCCGTTCACCGCGCTCACAGCCGTCCACATGGCCAACTGTTTCTGCGAGGACTCCGACGCTTCCATTGCGGTGAAAGTCGCGCCGGACTCCGCGTATCTGGAGCGCCTGGGTTTCGCCGATCGCATTGACACGTGGCAGGATTGCTGCAAGCCGTCCGCGGTTTAG
- a CDS encoding response regulator has product MSGNETSTTEATARKKHVLFVDDEPNFLAGLRRLLRGQREPWELFFAGGADEAIELTRRQRIDTIVTDVSMPRKTGFDLLQELQADESTRDIPVIILTGNAESHLKRRGLDLGATDLLNKPVNLDDLTARVRSALRIKEYGDRLRNQNAILEQKVRERTAAHVLRVADCSCALARALALSPAYREALSITSPLHDIGKIGVPDGILFKPGRLTPDERSIMQRHCEIGAAILLEEPHAHFGANGGAGDAPDGDTEQQDNGLRQLAAEIAMTHHERWDGEGYPRGLARDEIPISGQIVAIADVYDALRSVRAYKPAFSVAQTLDIMRQARGTHFAPDVFDAFERIVEEFEAIRQAHAETETMVGPDETSSIR; this is encoded by the coding sequence TTGTCTGGCAACGAGACGAGCACAACGGAAGCAACAGCGCGAAAGAAGCATGTTCTGTTCGTGGACGACGAGCCCAATTTCCTGGCGGGGCTCCGGCGGCTGTTGCGCGGCCAGCGAGAGCCCTGGGAACTCTTCTTCGCGGGGGGCGCGGACGAGGCCATCGAACTGACGCGCCGGCAGCGTATCGACACGATCGTGACGGACGTGAGCATGCCCCGCAAGACGGGCTTCGACCTGCTTCAGGAGCTTCAGGCGGACGAATCGACACGGGACATCCCGGTGATTATCCTGACGGGGAACGCCGAGAGCCACCTGAAACGGCGCGGCCTTGACCTCGGCGCCACGGACCTCCTGAATAAGCCGGTGAATCTCGACGATCTCACGGCGCGCGTCCGCAGCGCTTTACGGATCAAGGAGTACGGGGACCGGCTTCGGAACCAGAACGCCATCCTCGAGCAGAAGGTCCGCGAGCGCACCGCCGCGCACGTGCTGCGCGTGGCGGATTGCAGTTGTGCCCTGGCGCGGGCGCTGGCGCTTTCCCCGGCCTACCGCGAAGCCCTTTCTATCACGAGCCCGCTGCACGATATCGGCAAGATTGGCGTACCGGACGGGATACTCTTCAAGCCGGGCCGCTTGACGCCGGACGAGCGATCGATCATGCAGCGGCACTGCGAGATCGGGGCCGCCATCCTGCTGGAAGAGCCGCATGCGCACTTTGGGGCCAACGGCGGCGCGGGCGATGCCCCCGACGGGGACACAGAGCAACAGGACAACGGGCTCCGCCAACTGGCCGCGGAAATTGCCATGACCCATCACGAACGCTGGGACGGCGAGGGCTATCCCCGCGGCCTTGCACGCGATGAAATCCCGATTTCCGGCCAGATCGTGGCCATCGCGGATGTCTACGACGCGCTCCGCTCGGTACGCGCCTACAAGCCCGCCTTCAGCGTGGCGCAGACCCTGGATATTATGCGGCAAGCGCGCGGAACGCACTTCGCACCGGATGTCTTCGACGCGTTCGAGCGCATTGTGGAGGAATTCGAAGCGATACGGCAGGCGCACGCGGAAACGGAAACTATGGTGGGACCCGATGAAACGAGTTCTATTCGTTGA
- a CDS encoding PAS domain S-box protein, translating to MEHANNGQGGGALSAELESQLLLAIGQSDVAVGLTDIDGTFTWVNSALVHLTGRAADDLLGRSIEVLRAQAHDRALCDEIRAALKTDGRWSGRIAIGHRDGVDRWARGVTTAVRDDTGGLVGYCLCIRDTTEEARLEAQLGHLQKMEAIGELAAGIAHEINTPIQYVGDNIQFLKDGVSGLLRLVDALEAACARAGLTDPDRDALQRLREEIDLDFLRDELPLAIDQSIEGRDRVAAIVRAMKEFAHPGDEDWSSIDVNRAIENTLAVSRGEWKHAATVELELASDLPPVPCYPGSFNQVLLNLVVNASHAIQEAAAGGGKREPGVIRIFTREAGDRVEIGIGDNGCGIPPENLQRIFEPFFTTKDIGKGTGQGLALVHAVVVDRLGGSIGVDSAPGKGTLFTLSLPLQGKQAAGAG from the coding sequence ATGGAACACGCGAACAATGGTCAGGGTGGGGGAGCCCTCTCCGCGGAATTGGAATCGCAGTTACTGCTTGCGATAGGGCAGTCCGATGTCGCCGTGGGTTTGACAGACATCGATGGGACGTTTACGTGGGTGAATTCCGCCCTCGTCCACTTGACGGGCCGCGCGGCGGACGATCTCCTTGGCCGCTCGATCGAAGTGCTGCGCGCGCAGGCGCACGACCGCGCGCTCTGCGACGAGATCCGCGCGGCGCTCAAGACGGACGGTCGCTGGTCCGGGCGCATTGCCATAGGGCATCGCGATGGCGTGGACCGCTGGGCGCGCGGGGTGACCACGGCGGTGCGCGACGATACCGGTGGCCTGGTGGGGTACTGCCTTTGCATCCGCGACACGACGGAAGAGGCGCGGCTTGAGGCGCAGCTCGGGCATCTCCAGAAGATGGAGGCCATCGGCGAGCTCGCCGCGGGCATCGCGCACGAGATTAACACGCCCATCCAGTATGTGGGCGACAATATCCAGTTCCTCAAGGATGGGGTTTCGGGCCTGCTTCGCCTGGTGGATGCGCTGGAAGCGGCGTGCGCGCGGGCCGGGCTTACGGATCCGGACCGGGACGCGCTTCAGCGGCTTCGCGAGGAAATCGACCTGGACTTCCTGCGCGATGAGCTACCCCTGGCCATCGATCAATCGATCGAAGGGCGCGACCGGGTAGCCGCGATCGTTCGGGCCATGAAGGAATTTGCCCACCCGGGCGACGAGGACTGGTCCTCGATTGACGTCAATCGCGCCATCGAGAACACGCTGGCGGTTTCGCGCGGAGAATGGAAGCACGCGGCCACGGTCGAATTGGAATTGGCCTCCGACCTGCCGCCCGTACCGTGCTATCCCGGATCATTCAATCAGGTGCTCTTGAATCTGGTCGTGAACGCTTCGCACGCGATCCAGGAAGCGGCGGCGGGCGGCGGCAAGCGGGAACCCGGGGTGATCCGGATCTTCACTCGCGAGGCGGGCGATCGCGTTGAAATCGGCATTGGCGACAACGGCTGCGGGATCCCGCCGGAGAACCTGCAACGCATCTTTGAGCCGTTTTTCACGACGAAGGATATCGGCAAGGGAACCGGCCAGGGCCTCGCGCTCGTGCACGCGGTCGTGGTGGATCGCCTGGGCGGATCGATTGGCGTGGATTCCGCTCCGGGAAAAGGTACACTATTCACCCTGAGCCTTCCGCTTCAGGGCAAGCAGGCCGCGGGCGCGGGCTGA
- a CDS encoding radical SAM protein: MRDSSESSRFRLARLYDAAQRMYSEAPYRYMRSGYAFPAWHYFIEVTRRCNLRCKMCQYIDWLENVPVKEQKRGELSTEEWLEVLGQIQRFSLVTFTGGEVFVRSDFMELLAFASRRSRTHFISNTTMLPEERAEAIVALAPRRTGAAGFNFAGTSIEGPGDRHDEIRKMRGAWDRSMAGIRELRRCREASRKSCPHIHVTTVIQQDNVDVLHFMPRLVAEAGADVLNLVTETRMHDLPGFGEVDPSIYRHEDVQWPHIDRSLLAAALNRTLDEARAAGIEVRLPRMPREDLLSYYDGSGIDLKAYECRNAWNTLIIGRTGDAYPCWMQCVGNVRESTLKELWNNAAMRSFRQTCQQKLFAPCPGCCFLEHRGGLQTVRVPSSETATLRAT; encoded by the coding sequence ATGCGCGACAGCAGCGAAAGCAGCCGGTTTCGTCTCGCGCGGCTCTATGACGCCGCGCAGCGCATGTACAGCGAGGCTCCCTACCGGTATATGCGCTCCGGCTACGCCTTTCCGGCCTGGCACTACTTCATCGAAGTCACCCGCCGCTGCAATCTCCGCTGCAAGATGTGCCAGTACATCGACTGGCTCGAAAACGTGCCCGTTAAGGAGCAGAAGCGGGGCGAGTTGAGCACAGAGGAGTGGCTGGAGGTCCTCGGCCAGATTCAGCGCTTCAGCCTCGTCACCTTTACGGGCGGCGAGGTCTTTGTCCGCAGCGATTTCATGGAACTGCTGGCCTTCGCCAGCCGCCGTTCGCGCACCCACTTCATTTCCAACACCACCATGCTTCCCGAGGAACGCGCCGAGGCCATCGTCGCGCTTGCGCCGCGCCGGACCGGGGCCGCCGGATTCAATTTTGCCGGCACGTCCATCGAGGGCCCCGGCGACCGGCACGACGAAATCCGGAAAATGCGCGGCGCCTGGGATCGCAGCATGGCCGGGATCCGCGAATTGCGGCGCTGCAGAGAAGCCAGCCGGAAATCCTGCCCGCACATTCATGTGACCACCGTCATCCAGCAGGACAATGTGGACGTGCTCCATTTCATGCCGCGCCTGGTCGCCGAGGCGGGCGCCGATGTGCTCAACCTGGTCACCGAAACGCGCATGCACGACCTGCCCGGTTTTGGCGAAGTCGACCCGTCGATCTACCGCCACGAAGACGTCCAGTGGCCCCACATTGACCGTTCGCTGCTCGCCGCGGCGCTCAACCGGACCCTGGACGAAGCCCGGGCCGCCGGTATTGAGGTGCGGCTTCCGCGGATGCCGCGCGAGGACTTGCTGAGTTACTACGATGGTTCCGGAATCGACCTGAAAGCCTACGAGTGCCGGAACGCCTGGAATACCCTGATCATCGGACGGACCGGCGACGCCTATCCCTGCTGGATGCAGTGCGTCGGCAATGTTCGCGAAAGCACGCTCAAGGAATTGTGGAACAACGCCGCTATGCGCTCGTTCCGGCAGACCTGCCAGCAGAAGCTCTTTGCGCCCTGCCCGGGCTGTTGCTTCCTGGAGCACCGTGGCGGACTCCAAACCGTGCGCGTCCCGTCTTCCGAAACGGCCACGCTGCGCGCGACCTGA
- a CDS encoding alpha/beta hydrolase — MLRRLFSIIIAPMLIAVAMPVLAADPPVLTGEKLLLWPAGAPGAVGTGAGHEPSITVYLPASGKATGTGIVVCPGGGYGHLAIDHEGEQVAQWLIGEGIAAFVLQYRHAPDYGHPIPLQDAQRAVRTVRHRAAEWGVRPDRIGILGFSAGGHLTASTGILHAAGDPSAADPADRESARPDFMVPVYPVITMRDDFTHRGSRKNLLGENPDPALVERYSLERQVTADTPPAFLVHTSEDQAVPVENAVQLYLALHQAGVPAEMHIYEKGRHGLGLGGGDAAFATWPGHLIAWLRVRGLLE, encoded by the coding sequence ATGTTGCGTCGGCTGTTTTCAATTATTATTGCTCCCATGCTGATTGCAGTGGCGATGCCGGTGCTTGCGGCGGATCCGCCGGTGCTGACGGGTGAAAAGTTGCTGCTCTGGCCAGCGGGCGCGCCGGGCGCGGTCGGAACCGGCGCCGGCCACGAGCCGTCCATCACGGTGTACCTGCCGGCTTCGGGGAAGGCGACGGGGACGGGGATTGTGGTGTGCCCCGGCGGGGGCTACGGCCACCTGGCGATCGATCACGAGGGCGAACAGGTGGCGCAGTGGCTGATTGGCGAGGGGATTGCCGCGTTTGTGTTGCAGTACCGCCATGCGCCGGACTACGGGCATCCGATTCCGCTTCAGGACGCGCAGCGGGCCGTTCGCACGGTGCGGCATCGCGCGGCGGAATGGGGCGTGCGACCGGATCGCATTGGCATCCTCGGGTTTTCCGCGGGCGGCCACCTGACCGCGAGCACGGGCATTCTGCACGCGGCGGGCGACCCCAGCGCGGCGGATCCGGCGGATCGGGAATCGGCGCGCCCGGACTTCATGGTTCCGGTGTATCCGGTGATCACGATGCGGGACGATTTCACCCACCGGGGATCGCGGAAGAACCTGCTGGGCGAGAACCCCGATCCGGCGCTGGTGGAGCGGTATTCGCTGGAGCGGCAAGTGACCGCCGACACGCCGCCGGCCTTCCTCGTGCACACCTCGGAGGATCAGGCGGTGCCGGTGGAGAATGCGGTCCAGCTTTACCTGGCGCTGCACCAGGCCGGCGTGCCCGCCGAGATGCACATCTACGAAAAGGGCCGCCACGGACTCGGGCTCGGCGGGGGCGACGCCGCCTTCGCGACCTGGCCGGGGCATCTGATTGCGTGGCTGCGCGTCCGCGGGCTGCTGGAGTGA
- a CDS encoding flagellar biosynthesis anti-sigma factor FlgM — MVGIQGLGGPPEPKSGGPAKVRGDRDTATTATPTSGGATPASPGEDKIRISSEAQAAAEVSRLVQASVVQSDIRSERVEAARARLEQGSYKDPAVVSQVADKILKYLG; from the coding sequence ATGGTTGGTATACAAGGACTTGGAGGCCCCCCAGAGCCGAAGTCTGGTGGACCGGCCAAAGTACGCGGTGATCGCGACACGGCCACCACGGCCACCCCGACAAGCGGTGGCGCGACGCCGGCTTCCCCTGGCGAGGATAAAATTCGCATCAGTTCCGAGGCGCAGGCCGCAGCGGAAGTTTCCCGGCTCGTCCAGGCGAGCGTTGTGCAATCCGACATCCGCAGCGAGCGGGTGGAAGCGGCCCGGGCCCGGCTGGAGCAGGGCTCCTACAAGGATCCCGCCGTCGTAAGCCAGGTGGCGGACAAGATCCTCAAGTACCTCGGCTGA
- a CDS encoding radical SAM protein produces MPDTTASPTLHPNDSDWLYTPDGTPRGYIQPALLRELWFHTGTACNLACPFCLEGSAPGNHRLQQVTLAEVRPLIDEATELGVEQFSFTGGEPFINREIFEILHYALERRPGMVLTNGTRPVQKRWDDILALRGARHPLRFRISLDYPDRDRHDAGRGAGNFALALDTLARLHQAGFTVSIARQMDQGEDTPAVEAAFRAHFRAAGLPEDINQVAFPDFYLPSSHPSGVPHITTDCMTRYHTEASRANFMCNFSKMIVKVNGKMRVYACTLVDDDPDYDLGGTLEEAMPRRVMLRHHRCFSCFRYGASCSES; encoded by the coding sequence ATGCCCGACACCACGGCCTCACCGACGCTCCATCCAAACGATTCCGATTGGCTGTACACGCCGGACGGTACGCCCCGGGGCTACATCCAGCCCGCGCTCCTGCGCGAGCTCTGGTTTCACACGGGAACGGCCTGCAACCTCGCGTGCCCCTTCTGCCTTGAAGGCTCGGCGCCCGGCAACCACCGGCTCCAGCAGGTGACCCTGGCGGAGGTGCGCCCGTTGATTGATGAAGCAACCGAACTGGGCGTCGAGCAGTTCTCCTTCACCGGCGGCGAGCCCTTCATCAACCGGGAAATCTTCGAAATTCTCCACTACGCGCTGGAGCGACGCCCCGGCATGGTACTGACCAATGGCACGCGGCCCGTCCAGAAGCGCTGGGACGATATTCTCGCCCTGCGCGGCGCCCGGCATCCGCTGCGCTTTCGGATCAGCCTCGATTACCCCGATCGCGATCGGCACGACGCCGGGCGCGGCGCGGGAAACTTCGCGCTCGCGCTCGATACCCTCGCGCGCCTGCACCAGGCCGGATTCACCGTCTCCATCGCCCGGCAAATGGACCAGGGCGAGGACACGCCCGCCGTTGAAGCCGCCTTCCGCGCGCATTTCCGCGCCGCCGGCCTCCCGGAGGACATCAATCAGGTCGCCTTCCCGGATTTCTACCTGCCCAGCAGCCACCCGTCCGGCGTGCCCCACATCACCACCGACTGCATGACCCGCTACCACACCGAAGCCTCCCGCGCGAACTTCATGTGTAATTTCAGCAAGATGATCGTGAAAGTGAATGGCAAAATGCGCGTCTACGCCTGCACCCTGGTGGACGACGACCCGGACTACGACCTCGGCGGGACCCTGGAGGAGGCCATGCCGCGCCGGGTCATGCTGCGGCATCACCGCTGCTTCTCCTGTTTCCGCTACGGCGCCAGCTGCAGCGAATCGTGA
- the dapB gene encoding 4-hydroxy-tetrahydrodipicolinate reductase translates to MKICMAGAMGRMGRRILEMTVAADGAEIGSAFDAPGNAGAILHVGAESGRPQDVVVGGDAAEAVAKADVMIDFTYAGVCLDHVRAAAAAGIPSVIGTTGLSAAQVEELRGLSEKRAIVYAPNMSRGVNLLFYLTTVAAEKLGLDYNCEVMEIHHNLKKDSPSGTAVRLAENAAEALGLRYDENVVHGREGLIGERPRDEIGVHALRGGDVIGDHTVFFIGQGERIELSHRSATRDHYANGALSAARFALKAKPGLYDMQDVLGLR, encoded by the coding sequence ATGAAGATTTGCATGGCGGGCGCGATGGGCCGGATGGGCCGCCGCATCCTGGAGATGACCGTGGCGGCGGACGGCGCGGAGATTGGGAGCGCGTTCGACGCGCCGGGGAACGCGGGCGCAATTCTGCATGTGGGCGCGGAGTCGGGGCGGCCCCAGGACGTGGTGGTGGGCGGTGACGCGGCGGAGGCGGTGGCGAAGGCGGACGTCATGATCGACTTCACGTATGCGGGGGTGTGCCTGGATCATGTGCGCGCGGCGGCGGCGGCGGGGATCCCGTCCGTCATCGGGACGACGGGACTTTCGGCGGCGCAGGTGGAGGAACTGCGCGGGCTCTCGGAGAAGCGGGCGATCGTATATGCGCCGAACATGAGCCGGGGCGTGAACCTGCTGTTCTACCTGACGACGGTGGCGGCGGAGAAACTGGGCCTGGATTATAACTGCGAGGTGATGGAGATCCACCATAACCTGAAGAAGGACAGCCCGAGCGGCACGGCGGTGCGGCTGGCGGAGAACGCGGCGGAGGCGCTGGGCCTGCGCTACGACGAAAACGTGGTGCATGGGCGCGAGGGCCTGATCGGCGAGCGGCCCCGGGATGAGATCGGCGTGCACGCGCTGCGCGGCGGCGACGTGATCGGGGATCACACGGTGTTTTTCATTGGCCAGGGCGAGCGGATCGAATTGTCGCACCGCTCGGCCACGCGGGACCACTACGCGAATGGCGCGCTGTCGGCGGCGCGCTTTGCGTTGAAGGCGAAGCCGGGGCTGTATGACATGCAGGATGTGCTCGGGCTCCGGTAG
- a CDS encoding ribokinase, giving the protein MARRNILVLGSANIDLVARVSRIPRPGETLIGQSFATICGGKGANQAVAAARLGAGVTFLGCVGADAFGDQQKASLNAAGVDLSLLRTTGDAPTGTAIIEVSDAGENSIVVVPGANFALTPADVEASRAAFEAADAVLMQLEVPVAVVEAALELARRTNTLSILDIGSDQPITPEILGKADVISPNTSEAERLTGRTIDTPDAIREAARAMIGYGARHVVMKLGDRGSQAFGPGGECAVPAFTVDVVDTTAAGDAFTAALGVAWDPRDLNSTLRFANAAGGLAATRAGAQPSLPDRAAVIALLERASD; this is encoded by the coding sequence ATGGCCCGGAGGAACATCCTGGTGCTGGGAAGCGCCAATATCGATCTGGTCGCGCGCGTTTCGCGCATACCTCGGCCGGGCGAGACCCTCATCGGACAATCCTTCGCCACCATCTGCGGGGGCAAAGGGGCCAACCAGGCCGTCGCGGCGGCCCGCCTCGGGGCGGGCGTCACGTTTCTGGGCTGTGTCGGCGCCGACGCCTTCGGCGATCAGCAGAAGGCGAGCCTGAATGCCGCCGGCGTCGATCTGTCCCTGCTGAGGACCACCGGCGATGCGCCCACCGGCACCGCGATCATTGAAGTGAGCGACGCCGGCGAGAACTCGATTGTGGTTGTCCCCGGCGCGAACTTCGCCCTCACCCCGGCGGATGTCGAAGCGAGCCGCGCCGCCTTCGAAGCGGCGGACGCCGTGCTCATGCAGCTCGAAGTGCCCGTTGCTGTCGTCGAAGCCGCGCTGGAACTCGCGCGGCGGACCAACACGCTCTCCATACTGGATATCGGATCGGATCAACCCATTACCCCGGAGATTCTCGGGAAGGCCGACGTAATCAGCCCGAATACCAGCGAGGCCGAGCGCCTCACCGGGCGCACCATCGATACGCCCGACGCCATCCGGGAGGCCGCCCGCGCGATGATCGGCTATGGCGCGCGCCATGTCGTCATGAAACTCGGCGATCGCGGTTCGCAGGCCTTTGGGCCGGGAGGGGAGTGCGCCGTTCCCGCGTTTACTGTGGATGTCGTGGATACCACCGCCGCGGGCGATGCGTTCACGGCCGCCCTCGGCGTCGCCTGGGATCCCCGCGACCTGAATTCAACCCTGCGTTTTGCGAACGCCGCCGGCGGCCTCGCCGCCACCCGCGCCGGCGCCCAGCCCAGCCTCCCGGACCGGGCCGCCGTCATTGCCTTGCTGGAGCGCGCCTCGGACTGA